The Cyanobacteria bacterium FACHB-DQ100 genome contains the following window.
AAGTTCGGTGAATTTTCGGCAAGGTGGGTTTGACTTCTTGCCATTGTTCCTCAACGTGTTCAACCCAACGATCGCTATGTGCCTGAGTCATTTCAGGTTCATCGATCGCGATGATTGTATTGCTAGATAGATAATCTAATAAAGATGCAGGACGATCGAACGCTAACCCTAAAAAGCGACGCATTCCCTCAATGGCTACGCCCTCTGCAAAGCGCTCTTGATCTTCGGGCGAAAGATATTCAAGAACAGTCTCATCTAATGCAGATTGAATGATCGGACTAAAGCTAGTTGGTGTTAAAGTGACTTGCGTAACGCGATCGAGCGATCGTTGTGTTCCTGGATCAAACTCGCGAATCTGATCTAACTCATCCCCGAATAGCTCTATTCGCACCGGTAATTCTGCTGCAACCGGAAACACATCAATAATGTCTCCGCGTCGGCTCCATTGTCCTTCGGTTTCAACTAAGTTCGATCGTTCATAGCCCAACTTCGCTAACGTATCGCTCAACTGTCCGAGGTTGATTTCTTTGCCCTTCTCCAGCGTCACGAAGTAGGGCGTAAACGCTTCAGGCGGCGGCAAATGCGGTTGAAGGGCGCGTTCGGTCGCGACGATCGCTGTTTTTCCCGTTCCCTTCACCAAATCCGCCAGCGTTTGCAACTGTCCCCAAGTCATCTCAGCTTCAGGATCAAACGGCTCATAGGGAGACGATTCTGAAGTTGGATAAAAATGCACCGTATCCCAGCCCATCGCATCCATCTGAGCGCTCCAGCGCCCGGCCTCCTCCAGTGTTGCCGTAATCACTAAGAGTGGTCGATCGCTTGCCTGTGCCAACGTTGACGCGACAATCCCTTTGGCTAAACGAGATAAGCCACTGAGATGCAGCGTCGAATGTTGCTTGAGTTTGCTGAGCAGTTCGGTGGTGAGCGGCGATCGACCGAGTGCGCGGGTAATCGAAGAAAAAGCCATGTCGGACAGAAGATCTTAATGGGTCTTTACATTCTATCGAATTGAGTTTCTGCTGACAGACGGAAGACCAAATGCCCGAAAGTATTCACCATTGGAAGATAAACTATTACAGTCCGTTCTCTCGGCAAAGTGCCAATTTCTGGATGAATTCGTTCACCTCCGACCTGCTGATTATTCTGTTTCTGACGCTGGCAAACGGGTTATTTGTCATGTCTGAACTGGCGATCGTGTCTGCCCGCAAAGTCCGCCTTCTGCAAAGCGCGAATCAAGGCGACGCTAAAGCGAGAGTCGCCCTACGTCTAGCAGAGCAGCCGAATAATTTTTTAGCAATCGTTCAGGTCGGCATTACTTTAATTGGAATTGCGTCCGGTGCATTCGGGGAACAAGCCTTAACTCGTCGATTAGAACCATTCTTTCAATCCGTGCCCTTTCTTGCGCCGTACAGTCAAGCGCTGGCGTTTGGAATTGCCATTTTGAGCCTGACTTATCTGACGCTGATTGTCGGTGAACTCGTACCAAAACGACTCGCACTCAACTCGCCAGAAGTAATTGCAACTTGGGCAGCCGTTCCGATGAGTTTGATGGCAAAAATCGCAGCCCCGATCGTCTATTTACTCAGCACGTCTACCAATATTGCGGTTCGATTTTTGGGCATTCGTCCGTCGGATGATCCGCCTGTCACCGAAGAAGAAATCCGCGTGATGATCGAGCAAGGCACCGAAGCGGGAATGTTCGAGCAGGCAGAAGAAGACATTATGAAGCGGGTGTTTCGGCTGGGCGATCGTCGTATTAGTTCGTTGATGACTCCCCGCTTAGAGATTACCTGGATTGATCTGGAGGATTCGATCGACGAGATTCGTCGCCAGATAACAGAAAGCGCCCATGCTCGATTTCCCGTTTGTCAGGGTGGATTAGATCACTTGCTCGGTGTGGTGCAAACTTATGATCTGTTGGTTAATCTCATGTCGGGGCAGTCGCTTGAGTTTACCAGTTCGCTCCAGACTCCGGTGTTTGTGCCAGAAAGTACCCGCGCCCTGAAAGTATTGGAATTGTTTAAGCAAACCGGAACTCAGATTGCATTTGTGGTCGATGAGTATGGGGTGATTCAGGGACTGGTGACGCTGACGGATGTGTTGCAGGCGATCGTCGGAGACATTCCCACAGTTGAGGAGTTAGCAGAACCGCAAGCGATTCAGCGCGAGGATGGTTCTTGGCTACTGGATGGAATGCTGCCCATTTATCAATTCAAAGAGATTTTAGACCTTGAAGACCAAGAGCTTCCCGGAGAACAGCGAGGTAGCTATCAGACGTTGGGCGGTTTTGTGGTGATGTATTTGGGACGCATTCCCACCGCTTCGGATGCTTTCGAGTGGGAAACACTCCGGTTTGAAGTGATGGATATGGACGGCAATCGCGTGGATAAAGTTTTAGTTGAGGCTGCTAAGTCCTACGGAACAATCCAAGAGATGTAACACTTAAGCGAACAGCGCATGAATCGCTAACCAAATACAAGCAGGATTGTTGCTGGTATAGCTCACCCGATGTTTTTGGTGGGCTGGAATCAATAGATAATTTCCTGCTTTGAGATCGATCGTTCTCCCATCCTCATACATTAACTGCGCCTCACCCTGCAATAGCAACACCCATTCATCGCGGGGTTGATCGTACCATTCACCCTCCGGCGTGGTTTGTCCAGTTGAAATAATGCGTTCAACTAATAGCTGATCGGTTTCAATTAATGGCTCAAATAGTTCTCGATCGAGCGATCGCTCCCCAATCTCAAAGATGTTTCCAATCATACCTACCCTTGAATTGCTGCGATTACGACCTGAGCAAAGTTGCCCCACGTGGGTTTAATCTGAAGTCTTGCAAAACATCGCGAACAATTGAGCAAATTCCGATGATCCGCAAACCAAACCGGAGTCAGCGGCATTCGGAACGGTGCATACAAGACAGATTTTTGGGGTCGATCGAGAAAGCAAGCGTTATGCACAAAGCCTTGACCGGATTGAATATCGTTCGCATCATTGCCTGGATAAGCCCCCCAAGTCAGTTGAGGCACGCCGAAATTGGCAGCCGACCAAGCATTCACGCCGATCGCGCCATACTTCAAATTCGCAACCGCATCTTCTACGTTTGACTTCGACAAAATTACGCAGGACAAATTGCCCCAAATTTTCTCATTAGCAAAGGGAACGACACGATCAAGAAATTCTTCTGCGGTCGTCGCGTCTAAACTCACCTCAGCCAGCACTCCACAAAAAGCTTCGTTTTGTAGCGCATAATCATCCTCAATATTCGGAATGAATGTCCACGGTACAATCGCTTCCGTGCGAGTGCCGAAGATTTCAGCTTGGGGATAACGATCGAGAAATGCCTGATAGCGCTGTTGCGCCCCTGGATAGTAAGCGTTGCGACTGGGAGTTTTGGCGAGTTCTTCTCGGATTAGATCGAGGAAACGATCGCGCAGTTTCCACCCGCTTGCCGTCACAATCACCTGTGCAGCCACACAGTTAAAACTGGCATTGTTGACTACCATACTCGCGACATGACGAGCTTGATATCTTAACTCCGACTCAGACCAATCGCCGGGAACAATCAAAACCGGAGTGACACAGCCTAGCTCAGAGGTGATCGGCTTCGGCTGAGGGAGTGATTGAACGATCGCTTCATAAGTATGATGCGACCCCGTGATGTGAATGGTGTCAATTTTTGGATGCTGACAAAGAAATGCGCCGACATCAGCGCCACCATAGACAATTTGCAGAAAACCATCCGCGATTAACGGCTCAAACGCTTGCTCTAAAAATTTCCCTACATAAGCGTTGACCGGATTCATCTTCAGCAAAACGACTTGATTTTCAGCAAATAGCTTGTGAATTGCATCGAGCGGCGGCGTTGCTCCGACATTCCCCGCTCCCAAAACCAGCGCAATCCCTCCAGTTTGAGAAACCTGACGAGATTCAAAGTCCCCCACTCGTGGGGAGTTTAGGGGGCTTTCTGAGTCTTCAGCCGCACCTCGATCGAGCCAAACTTCCCCCCGAAACCCAAGCCAAAGCAATCGATCGAACCAATTATCGGGGAACGCCCGCGCAATATTATTTTCGATTTTTGCAGTTCGTCCTTCGAGTGTTCTGACGATCGCCCGCAGCATCGTCAAGGTCGCTACTGCTCCGGTCAGATATTCTTCACCTACCCACTTTGGATCAAATCCCTTCGCCTCACACGCCGCGATCGCCCACGGCTCTGCAACCGCCATCACACCATGCATACACCGCTTCAGATAATCAATCCGCGCTGCCGTTTTGACCTGGAGCCACGCAGATTTCCGGGAATTTAGTAAATCGATCGCACATTCGGTTTGGGTAAACATTTCGTAGGTCAAAATCGTAATGACTATGATATAGTTGTTAAAGTTTCGTGATCCTAATACGAAACCTGCTACTCTTGCAAGGAGAATTAAATCCCATGACCCAAGAAGGATGCTTGCGTGTCGGTCAGAGCGCACCCGATTTTGCTGCTACCGCCGTCATCGATCAAGAATTCAAAGACATTAAACTGTCTGACTATCGTGGCAAATACGTGGTGCTGTTCTTCTACCCGCTCGATTTTACCTTTGTTTGTCCGACCGAAATTACCGCCTTTAGCGATCGCCACGAAGAGTTCAAAGCGATCGGCACCGAAATCCTTGGAGTATCAGTCGATAGCGCGTTCTCGCACCTCGCTTGGATTCAAACCGATCGTAAATCGGGTGGTGTGGGCGACTTGAACTATCCATTGGTTTCAGACATCAAGAAAGAAATCAGCACCGCTTACAATGTGCTTGATCCTGAACAAGGAATTGCACTGCGCGGTCTGTTCATCATCGACAAAGATGGTGTGATTCAACACTCGACAATCAACAACTTGTCGTTCGGTCGCAGTGTGGATGAAACGCTGCGGACGCTACAAGCGATCCAATACGTACAATCGCACCCGGATGAAGTTTGCCCCGCAGGTTGGAAACCCGGTGATCAAACGATGAATCCTGATCCGGTGAAGTCGAAGGAATACTTCGCAGCGGTTTAAGCATTCTAGACAGGCTGAGTATTGCCCCTAAGATTAAGGTCTTGGGGGTTTTATTTTGCCAGTTTTATTGTTTATTGCAATCGTGCGATCGTCTCATACCAAATTGATTTTTGAGTGCGACAGATCTCGGAAGCCCCCTAAATCCCCCACGCGTGGGGGACTTCAAGCCCAATCTGTTTCGGATTCTCAAAGTCCCCCAGTATGGGGGATTTAGGGGGCGAAGGATCTGTCGCATTAATAAATTGATTCGGTATCAAATAGCCTTCTTTTGATAGACGGCATGGCTAGATCAGGAGTTCTATAACAGTTGTGATGAGATCAAACCGATAGCAATGACTGTAGAAGTTTTAAGAAAAAGCGACATGATGGCGCATTTACTGGATGCGCTAGATGCAGGGGAAGACATCGGACATTATGGGCGGTTAGTGTTTGCGATGATTGCGCGGCATTTCTTGTCGAAAGAAGAAGTGATTGAATATCTCCTGAAGGACAAAGACTGCGACGAAACCGAAGCAAAATCACTCTATGAGCAAGTTCAGGGCAAAGATTACAACCCGCCGAAGCGCGATCGTATTCTCGAATGGCAACAGCAGCAGGACTTTCCCATCTGCCCGAATTCCGATGACCCAGATGCTTGTAATGTTTACCGCGATTTAGAGTTTCCGCAGCACGTTTACGAACATATCTCAAGCTACTACGCGCATAAGGCTTAGCTACTTGTTGGGAGTGAGGAGTCTTATCCTCTACTCCCCAACTTCTAACCGCCCATACCCGGAATCAACCCGCCGCCTAGCCGTTTCAGCGCCCGATTTGCTACATCTGCATATCGCATTTCACCGCACATAATCTTGCCGAGTCGATCGGTCGCAGTCGGACGCTTCACACCCACTTTGTAGCCAATTCCCGGCACACGATAAAACAGATTCGCCAGCCGTTGTGCCCAAACCATATCGCTACCCCAGTCGCGCTGAATCGTTTCGGTGTATTGCGCCAAGGCAGATTGATCTCCATTCAACGATTGATCGATCGCTTCTGCAGCTTTCATACCGCTATACATCGAAGGACGAATCCCTTCAGCCGTCATTGGATCAACGATCGCAGCCGTTTCTCCTGCCAACACTGCATTCTGAGTATGCAGTGTTTGATCGCCATCCCAAAATACGATCGGATGCGTGTAAATCTGTGCGCCACTGGTATTAAAGCCTGCTTCCTTTGCATACTTCGACAAAGCAGCGTTGAAATCCGTGCGATCGTCCCCTCGAAATGAGGCGGTTCCAGCAGAGAATCCTTCTGCTTTCGGCAAATTCCAGATAAAGCCGTTTTTCAGCATTCCGAAGTCGAACTGAGCAGTATTGCCGATCGCTTGAGGCGCTTCCATTACCGCACCCATGCGGGTTTTGCGCTCTTTGAATCCGAGCCATTTTGCCATCGATCCTTTTGCACCGTCGGCAGCAATGAGATATTTAGCTTCTAAGGTCCCAGCCGTTGTGTTGACTTGCCAGTGATTGCCTTTAAATTCGATGCCTGTGACTGCGGTTGCATCTTGGAGTTTCGCGCCTGCTTGCTGTGCCTGCTGCATCAAATACTCATCAAACCGATCGCGCTGCACCATCCACATCGGCTCAGGTGTGTTTAGCGTTGCATTCACTGGATCGCCAAGCTTCCAGGTATAGCGAATCGAATTCACTTTACGCGAGATCACGGGGCTGAAATCGAAATCGAACCATTGAGCGATCGCAGGAGATACCCCACCGCTACAGGGTTTATAGCGGGGGAGGGCTTCTTTTTCCAGCACTAAAACAGAGCGCCCACGTTTGGCAAGATGATAGGCAGCAGTTCCTCCGGCGGGGCCTGCTCCGACAACAATACAATCAAACATATGCTGGAACCTCACTCCTACGTCAACGCTATGTAGATTATTCAAACGTTCAGCTCGTGATCCGAACTGTTTCGGTAATTCACAGAAATGCTCTGCTAGTGTACGTTAGATTCTAAAAAAATTCCGGCGTTTCCTCAGCTTAGGAGAGCAATCATCATCAAGTATTTACAAATTTCCCGATGAACTCTGTAAGGGGATGCTTGAAAAGTCTTCGATCGTTATCTCGAAGCGAAGAGACTTTCTAGATGTTTCAAACATCATCTAAGTTGCCGAATGATTTGAACGAGCAAGCTAAAAGAGTGCGAATTATCGCTCTAGCCAAGCCCGCATTTTACCCGGATTTAATAATCCGTAGGGATCAACTTTTTCTTTGAATTGAAGTTGCGCCAGATCCACCATTTTCATCCCACCATCTTCGATCAGATAAGTATGAGGATTGAAAATAAACGCGCCATTTGATTCATGATGAGCGATGATTTCATTTAATCGTTCTTCAGTCGAATACCGCACCAATTGTAGCGAAGCCGGACGCGCCGTTCCCCCGACCCTCAAAAACTCCAAGTGCATCATCACTTCATCACCATAGTGATGATACATCTCTTCTAAAAGCGTCAGATTCTTGTCATCTGGAAATAGCGTTTGTAGATAAGTAATCGACGAATCAACGCTGCGAGCATGAAGCGTTGTATGATTCCAACTGTACTCAGCTAAAGCAAATCCTTTTCCTGCATCTTCAGCATTTTTTTGATAAGAAATCTCACCACCGAATTCTTTTACAAATTCATTGAGCGGCTCTAAACAAGTCTCAGAAACAATCAAAAGCGCACAACTTTTTCTGCTCGGAATATAGCTTTTCAATGCCGCGAAATAGTTCGGAATGGGATCAGCGCAAATGCACACCAATTTTTTGATCATGCCGTCCGCATCGCTGAGAGATTGCCCAAATCGAGCCGCGCTCATAAAATTCGAAAAGGTCACAATCACTTCTGCCCAAGGATAAGCAGGCGCAAGCGGAATCTCTAGTTCCGTGATAATTCCATTCGTGCCATACGCATGAGCGACTTGGTACACATCATCCCCGCGTAAGTCCAGCACTCTTGGCTGATCTTCCATCGTCACTACTCGCACCGCCAGAAGATTGCCCCGATCGCGCAGTTGTCCATAAGTCACCGAGCCAATTCCGCCGCTACCGCCACCGATAAACCCGCCGATCGTGGCGGTGCGATAGGTGGACGGAGCCATGCGAATTTCCCAGCCGATCTCGCGGGTTTGTTTGTCGATCGCCGCTAGTTTCGCACCTGCCTCGACTCGCAGCAAACCAGGCTTCATCCATTTCACTGCGGTCATTCGAGTTAAATCCAGAATCACGCCGCCTTCGAGTGGAATACATTGCCCGTAGTTTCCGGTTCCCGCACCCCGCACGGTGAGGGGAACGCGATATCGAACACACGCCTGCGCCACTTGTAACACTTCTGCTTCATTCACTGGACGCACTACCACATCGCCGAATTTGTCCTGCAATTGAGGCTGCAAAACTGGGCTGAAATGATAGTAATCCTGCGAGAGTTTTGCGACTTGGCTTGGCTCGGTGATGAGATCAAGTCCTGCCAAATCTGCTAAAACCGATGCGATCGCGTTAGAAGTGGTTGTGGTCATGCCGCTGTCCTCATAGTCTTGTTTCTGACTATAAAGGGATTTTTCGCTTTCAACTGTACTTGCGATCGCAAAATTTCTAATAAAAAACCCTGATCCGAAGACCAGGGTAAATAATCAGGGTGCATCTACCACTCCACTATTCCCAAAGTGGGAGAGCTATCCGGAGGATTCGCAAAATTTCTAATAAAAAACCCTGATCCGAAGACCAGGGCAAATAATCAGGGTGCATCTACCACTCCACTATTCCCAAAGTGGGAGAGCTATCCGGAAGAATTAGCGACGTTTTTGAGATTTAAATCGACGATCTCGCTCTCTTTGAGGAGCCTGAGACGATTTACCGAATGCAGCGTTGTAGATTTTCTCGTTTGCCTCGGCAGATTTGAATAGATCAACGATTGGATTCGGATAATCCACGCCTAAGCGCACGTTAAATCGCTGCTGCTCCACAGGCAAAAGTTTCCAAGGCTCATGAACTTTAGCAGCGGGAACCTCTTTCAGCGCTGGGAGCCAGTGTTTCACATAAGAGCCGTCTGGGTCGTAGTCCTTCGATTGCTTGATGATGTTGAAAAACCGAAATCCCCGCGCATCATTTCCGACTCCTGCGGTGTAGTTCCAGTTGCCCCAATTGCTACAGACATCGTAATCAATCAGTTGAGACTCGAACCATTCTGCGCCCCACTGCCAATTGATTCCCAAATTTTTTGTGAGAAAGCTGGCGACATTTTGCCGTCCTCGATTCGACATAAATCCGGTCGCGGCAATTTCCTGCATATTCGCATCTACAAGCGGAAAACCTGTTTTCCCTTCGCGCCAAAGTTCAAACCGCTCGACATCTTCTTTCCACGCGATCGGAATCCGTTGCAAGCCCGATCGATAAAAGATACGATCGCCATGTTTCGCCACAATAAACCGAAAGTAATCGCGCCACAGCAATTCAAAAATCAGCCAGTAAGTTGAGTCGTTCCGCACCCGCTTCGATT
Protein-coding sequences here:
- a CDS encoding HlyC/CorC family transporter, whose product is MNSFTSDLLIILFLTLANGLFVMSELAIVSARKVRLLQSANQGDAKARVALRLAEQPNNFLAIVQVGITLIGIASGAFGEQALTRRLEPFFQSVPFLAPYSQALAFGIAILSLTYLTLIVGELVPKRLALNSPEVIATWAAVPMSLMAKIAAPIVYLLSTSTNIAVRFLGIRPSDDPPVTEEEIRVMIEQGTEAGMFEQAEEDIMKRVFRLGDRRISSLMTPRLEITWIDLEDSIDEIRRQITESAHARFPVCQGGLDHLLGVVQTYDLLVNLMSGQSLEFTSSLQTPVFVPESTRALKVLELFKQTGTQIAFVVDEYGVIQGLVTLTDVLQAIVGDIPTVEELAEPQAIQREDGSWLLDGMLPIYQFKEILDLEDQELPGEQRGSYQTLGGFVVMYLGRIPTASDAFEWETLRFEVMDMDGNRVDKVLVEAAKSYGTIQEM
- a CDS encoding cupin domain-containing protein; its protein translation is MIGNIFEIGERSLDRELFEPLIETDQLLVERIISTGQTTPEGEWYDQPRDEWVLLLQGEAQLMYEDGRTIDLKAGNYLLIPAHQKHRVSYTSNNPACIWLAIHALFA
- a CDS encoding aldehyde dehydrogenase family protein translates to MFTQTECAIDLLNSRKSAWLQVKTAARIDYLKRCMHGVMAVAEPWAIAACEAKGFDPKWVGEEYLTGAVATLTMLRAIVRTLEGRTAKIENNIARAFPDNWFDRLLWLGFRGEVWLDRGAAEDSESPLNSPRVGDFESRQVSQTGGIALVLGAGNVGATPPLDAIHKLFAENQVVLLKMNPVNAYVGKFLEQAFEPLIADGFLQIVYGGADVGAFLCQHPKIDTIHITGSHHTYEAIVQSLPQPKPITSELGCVTPVLIVPGDWSESELRYQARHVASMVVNNASFNCVAAQVIVTASGWKLRDRFLDLIREELAKTPSRNAYYPGAQQRYQAFLDRYPQAEIFGTRTEAIVPWTFIPNIEDDYALQNEAFCGVLAEVSLDATTAEEFLDRVVPFANEKIWGNLSCVILSKSNVEDAVANLKYGAIGVNAWSAANFGVPQLTWGAYPGNDANDIQSGQGFVHNACFLDRPQKSVLYAPFRMPLTPVWFADHRNLLNCSRCFARLQIKPTWGNFAQVVIAAIQG
- a CDS encoding peroxiredoxin, which gives rise to MTQEGCLRVGQSAPDFAATAVIDQEFKDIKLSDYRGKYVVLFFYPLDFTFVCPTEITAFSDRHEEFKAIGTEILGVSVDSAFSHLAWIQTDRKSGGVGDLNYPLVSDIKKEISTAYNVLDPEQGIALRGLFIIDKDGVIQHSTINNLSFGRSVDETLRTLQAIQYVQSHPDEVCPAGWKPGDQTMNPDPVKSKEYFAAV
- a CDS encoding geranylgeranyl reductase family protein — encoded protein: MFDCIVVGAGPAGGTAAYHLAKRGRSVLVLEKEALPRYKPCSGGVSPAIAQWFDFDFSPVISRKVNSIRYTWKLGDPVNATLNTPEPMWMVQRDRFDEYLMQQAQQAGAKLQDATAVTGIEFKGNHWQVNTTAGTLEAKYLIAADGAKGSMAKWLGFKERKTRMGAVMEAPQAIGNTAQFDFGMLKNGFIWNLPKAEGFSAGTASFRGDDRTDFNAALSKYAKEAGFNTSGAQIYTHPIVFWDGDQTLHTQNAVLAGETAAIVDPMTAEGIRPSMYSGMKAAEAIDQSLNGDQSALAQYTETIQRDWGSDMVWAQRLANLFYRVPGIGYKVGVKRPTATDRLGKIMCGEMRYADVANRALKRLGGGLIPGMGG
- a CDS encoding FAD-binding oxidoreductase, translating into MTTTTSNAIASVLADLAGLDLITEPSQVAKLSQDYYHFSPVLQPQLQDKFGDVVVRPVNEAEVLQVAQACVRYRVPLTVRGAGTGNYGQCIPLEGGVILDLTRMTAVKWMKPGLLRVEAGAKLAAIDKQTREIGWEIRMAPSTYRTATIGGFIGGGSGGIGSVTYGQLRDRGNLLAVRVVTMEDQPRVLDLRGDDVYQVAHAYGTNGIITELEIPLAPAYPWAEVIVTFSNFMSAARFGQSLSDADGMIKKLVCICADPIPNYFAALKSYIPSRKSCALLIVSETCLEPLNEFVKEFGGEISYQKNAEDAGKGFALAEYSWNHTTLHARSVDSSITYLQTLFPDDKNLTLLEEMYHHYGDEVMMHLEFLRVGGTARPASLQLVRYSTEERLNEIIAHHESNGAFIFNPHTYLIEDGGMKMVDLAQLQFKEKVDPYGLLNPGKMRAWLER